The window TTGGGATACACTAATTACAGCTATTCATTTTCTTGGAGAGGCAAGGAAAGCTGGGGCAGATGTAAGTACTTTGGAGGATAAATACGCTACAATTACCTCTTTAGATATGAGTGGCAAAAATACTAGCAGATACACTATATCAACAGGAGCATTGGTGGACTTTACTGGGCTTACTAATTTGAATTTATCTGGTACTGGAATCTCTGAACTTGGGGGATTAGTAGCTCTTACAAGTCTAATAACTCTCGATATATCTGGAAACCAAATTAGCGATTTAGGTGCACTAGCGAATTTGAGTAATCTATCTACACTAAATGTTTCTCGTACGAACATCGCTGATTTAAATGTTCTAGTTAAAGAAAATAGTTCAACACGGTTTACAAATCTTGTAAACCTGCAAGCTACTAATATTTCTACTTTAACTTCAATTGCAGGATTAGTACATGTTTCGGCTAATGCAACACAAAATAGTTCCGTTAAATGGGATTTCACAGGTAGTAAACTTACAAGTCCCGATGCACAAAATCATATTGATCAAATAAATGCTTCTAAAAATGATGCTGTATTTATAGCACCAATTCCTGGTGCGTGACAGGGATAATACTGCGT is drawn from Solibacillus sp. R5-41 and contains these coding sequences:
- a CDS encoding leucine-rich repeat domain-containing protein; amino-acid sequence: MEDKYATITSLDMSGKNTSRYTISTGALVDFTGLTNLNLSGTGISELGGLVALTSLITLDISGNQISDLGALANLSNLSTLNVSRTNIADLNVLVKENSSTRFTNLVNLQATNISTLTSIAGLVHVSANATQNSSVKWDFTGSKLTSPDAQNHIDQINASKNDAVFIAPIPGA